From a single Halobellus ruber genomic region:
- the phnE gene encoding phosphonate ABC transporter, permease protein PhnE produces the protein MAAGNRTWERPTVFPRRGVKWAVYAGIVGFFVWSGFGVGADPGRIAQGLGSAASLVGDFLPPTATPRQAQRILDKMLESVAMAMVSTLTGIVLSVPIAFMAAENLSPKPLYAINRGFISISRAFNAIIVGIIAVKAIGFGPLAGILTITFKTVGFFSKLLAEDIEDIDMGSVDAVRAVGASPLQTLLYGVVPQIIPRFAGLSVYRWDINIRTSTIIGIVGAGGIGSVLLTAFNRYDYQYVTAILLAIIAVVLVAEGVSAVVRRRYN, from the coding sequence ATGGCTGCCGGCAACCGCACCTGGGAACGGCCGACCGTCTTCCCGCGCCGTGGGGTGAAGTGGGCGGTGTACGCCGGCATCGTCGGGTTCTTCGTCTGGTCGGGGTTCGGCGTCGGCGCCGACCCCGGACGGATCGCCCAAGGGCTCGGGAGCGCCGCCTCGCTCGTCGGTGACTTCCTGCCGCCGACGGCGACCCCGCGGCAGGCCCAGCGGATCCTCGACAAGATGCTCGAAAGCGTCGCGATGGCGATGGTCTCGACGCTCACCGGCATCGTGCTCAGCGTTCCGATCGCGTTTATGGCCGCCGAGAACCTCTCGCCGAAGCCCCTGTACGCGATAAACAGGGGATTCATCTCCATCTCACGGGCGTTCAACGCGATCATCGTCGGCATCATCGCGGTCAAGGCCATCGGGTTCGGGCCGCTCGCCGGCATCCTCACGATCACGTTCAAGACGGTCGGCTTCTTCTCGAAGCTCCTGGCCGAGGACATCGAGGACATCGATATGGGATCCGTCGACGCGGTCCGGGCCGTCGGCGCGTCGCCGCTACAGACGCTCCTGTACGGGGTGGTCCCGCAGATCATCCCGCGGTTCGCCGGGCTCTCGGTGTACCGGTGGGACATCAACATCCGCACCTCGACCATCATCGGCATCGTGGGTGCGGGCGGGATCGGATCGGTGCTCCTGACCGCGTTCAACCGCTACGACTACCAGTACGTCACGGCCATCCTGCTCGCGATCATCGCGGTCGTGCTGGTGGCCGAGGGCGTGAGCGCAGTCGTCCGACGGAGGTACAACTGA
- a CDS encoding elongation factor 1-beta, which yields MGKVAAKIKVMPSGTEIDLDELQERLEQSLPEGAKINGFERDDVAFGLVALLPTVIVPDDAGGTEAVEEAFTDVEGVESVAVENVGRI from the coding sequence ATGGGGAAGGTAGCCGCCAAGATCAAGGTGATGCCGAGCGGGACCGAGATCGACCTCGACGAACTCCAAGAGCGGCTCGAACAGTCGCTGCCCGAGGGTGCGAAGATCAACGGGTTCGAGCGCGACGACGTCGCGTTCGGCCTGGTTGCGCTCCTGCCGACGGTGATCGTCCCCGACGACGCCGGCGGGACCGAGGCGGTCGAAGAGGCGTTCACCGACGTCGAGGGCGTCGAGAGCGTCGCGGTCGAGAACGTCGGCCGGATCTGA
- a CDS encoding mechanosensitive ion channel family protein gives MFSTVVLQGVLARVETALSSLSQVIPSTTGRAVVTFGIAVAVTAILSRTDRLHAIDPDRLPQTGWHLLVTLGTMFVAAVGGLVIVAVWGLSSQLLGVFTANLGPETLVRFGISILFLIGAYTMTGLIRQLVEEVARARGSLGEHEREIAFRVGQVSLYVISFLLILTLWQVNIGGILVGAGFLGIVVGMAARQTLGALLAGFVLMFSRPFEIGDWIEVGDNEGIVTDITIVNTRIQTFDGEYVMIPNDVVSSRSLINRSRKGRLRIEVEVGVDYDTDAERAAEVARDAVKALDEPMTVPTPQVVLKRFDDSAVILGVRYWIDNPSARRRWRSRTAVLGAVKSAFEAEGIKIPFPQRELMGREEAEGFVLAGADGDATEARES, from the coding sequence GTGTTCTCCACAGTGGTGCTCCAGGGCGTCCTCGCCCGGGTCGAGACCGCGCTGTCGTCGCTGTCGCAGGTGATCCCCTCGACCACCGGTCGGGCGGTCGTCACCTTCGGCATCGCGGTCGCGGTCACGGCGATCCTGAGCCGCACCGACCGGCTCCACGCAATCGACCCCGACCGACTCCCCCAGACCGGCTGGCACCTCCTCGTAACGCTCGGGACGATGTTCGTCGCCGCAGTCGGCGGTCTGGTGATCGTGGCTGTGTGGGGGCTCTCGAGCCAGCTTCTGGGCGTGTTTACAGCCAACCTCGGGCCCGAGACGCTGGTGCGGTTCGGGATCTCGATCCTGTTTCTGATCGGCGCGTACACGATGACCGGGCTGATCAGACAGTTGGTCGAGGAGGTCGCCCGGGCGCGGGGGTCGCTGGGGGAGCACGAACGCGAGATCGCGTTCCGCGTCGGGCAGGTCTCGCTGTACGTGATCTCCTTCCTACTGATCCTCACGCTGTGGCAGGTCAACATCGGCGGGATCCTGGTCGGGGCAGGCTTCCTGGGGATCGTGGTCGGGATGGCGGCCAGACAGACCCTCGGCGCCCTGCTCGCGGGGTTCGTGCTGATGTTCTCCCGGCCCTTCGAGATCGGCGACTGGATCGAGGTCGGGGACAACGAGGGGATCGTGACAGACATCACGATCGTCAACACCCGGATCCAGACGTTCGACGGCGAGTACGTGATGATCCCCAACGACGTGGTCTCCTCACGGAGCCTGATCAACCGCAGCCGGAAGGGGCGGCTCCGGATCGAGGTGGAGGTCGGCGTCGACTACGACACCGACGCCGAACGGGCCGCCGAGGTGGCACGGGACGCGGTGAAGGCGCTGGACGAGCCGATGACAGTGCCGACCCCGCAGGTCGTCCTCAAGCGGTTCGACGACTCCGCAGTGATCCTGGGCGTCAGATACTGGATCGACAACCCCAGCGCACGCCGTCGGTGGCGGTCGCGGACCGCGGTGCTCGGCGCGGTCAAGAGCGCCTTCGAGGCCGAGGGGATCAAGATCCCGTTCCCGCAGCGCGAACTGATGGGTCGCGAGGAGGCCGAGGGGTTCGTGCTCGCCGGTGCGGACGGCGACGCCACCGAGGCACGGGAGTCGTGA
- a CDS encoding HAD family hydrolase, with protein sequence MTAADSGTDPWSDVGRVAVLFDMDGVLLAGRGTDESIHERALDGALSERGRSPDPETRSLLAGHEYDVNFVRGCRQLGLDPVSFYGLRERYAARLAIDRLAAGSRTLHDVTALEALADRYPLGVVSNNYQGVVRFVVDHHRLDLFDHVRGRETGVGGFYNRKPNPHYLLEAMAELDAVDGIYVGDRATDVLAATRAGLDSAFVDRSHNGDETFPVEPTLRVGSLAELVNRLRGDRNPASRTRADGS encoded by the coding sequence GTGACCGCAGCCGACTCCGGCACCGATCCGTGGAGCGACGTCGGGCGGGTCGCGGTGCTCTTCGATATGGACGGCGTGCTCCTCGCCGGCCGCGGGACCGACGAGTCGATCCACGAGCGTGCGCTCGACGGGGCGCTCTCCGAACGCGGCCGCAGTCCCGACCCCGAGACCCGGTCCCTGCTCGCCGGGCACGAGTACGACGTCAACTTCGTTCGCGGGTGTCGCCAGTTGGGCCTCGATCCGGTGTCGTTCTACGGTCTCCGGGAGCGGTACGCCGCACGGCTTGCGATCGACCGTCTCGCCGCCGGGTCGCGGACCCTCCACGACGTGACGGCGCTCGAAGCGCTCGCGGACCGCTACCCCCTCGGCGTTGTCAGCAACAACTACCAGGGCGTCGTCCGGTTCGTGGTCGACCACCACAGGCTCGACCTCTTCGATCACGTTCGGGGACGGGAGACGGGCGTCGGCGGGTTCTACAACCGGAAACCGAACCCCCACTACCTGCTCGAAGCGATGGCCGAACTGGACGCCGTCGACGGGATCTACGTCGGCGACCGGGCGACCGACGTGCTCGCGGCGACCCGGGCCGGGCTGGATTCCGCGTTCGTCGACCGCTCGCACAACGGCGACGAAACCTTCCCCGTGGAGCCGACCCTGCGCGTCGGGTCGCTCGCGGAACTCGTCAACCGGCTCCGCGGGGATCGGAACCCGGCGTCGCGGACACGCGCCGACGGCTCCTGA
- the phnE gene encoding phosphonate ABC transporter, permease protein PhnE: MATEQRSWERFDRRRRISRFALLLIAGVTVIASWRFMDTGIVRPETIPREVGDLLTRMYPPDVAYTTQIVQPLIETIQIAALGTLGALVLAIPVALLAAENTTPNAATFWLGKFIVTTSRSVNTIIWALFFVVLFGSGPLAGAVAIVFRSVGFLGKLLGEEIEEIDFGQVEAVRASGASQAQVLLYGILPQVKPAVVGLSIYRWDINIRDSTVLGFVGAGGIGVELFRAVNAFAWQSVAMVLIVILGVVVVTESLSAYTRGLVR; this comes from the coding sequence ATGGCGACCGAACAACGGAGTTGGGAACGGTTCGACCGACGGCGGCGGATCAGCCGGTTCGCTCTCCTCTTGATCGCCGGCGTCACCGTGATCGCGTCGTGGCGGTTCATGGACACGGGGATCGTGCGGCCGGAGACGATCCCGCGGGAGGTTGGCGACCTCCTGACGCGGATGTACCCGCCGGACGTGGCGTACACCACGCAGATCGTCCAGCCGCTGATCGAGACGATCCAGATTGCCGCTCTGGGCACGCTCGGCGCGTTGGTGCTCGCGATCCCCGTGGCGCTTCTGGCCGCCGAGAACACCACGCCCAACGCCGCGACCTTCTGGCTCGGGAAGTTCATCGTGACCACGAGCCGGTCGGTCAACACCATCATCTGGGCGCTGTTCTTCGTCGTGCTGTTCGGGTCGGGGCCGCTCGCCGGCGCCGTCGCCATCGTGTTCCGCTCGGTCGGCTTCCTCGGGAAGCTGCTCGGCGAGGAGATCGAGGAGATCGACTTCGGCCAGGTGGAGGCGGTGCGGGCCTCCGGCGCCTCACAGGCGCAGGTGCTGCTCTACGGCATCCTCCCGCAGGTGAAGCCCGCCGTAGTCGGGTTGTCGATCTATCGGTGGGACATCAACATCCGGGACTCGACGGTGCTCGGGTTCGTCGGCGCGGGCGGCATCGGCGTCGAACTGTTCCGCGCGGTCAACGCCTTTGCCTGGCAGTCGGTCGCGATGGTGCTGATCGTGATACTGGGAGTCGTTGTCGTCACCGAGAGCCTGTCGGCGTACACCCGGGGGCTGGTTCGGTGA
- a CDS encoding RNA polymerase Rpb4 family protein yields the protein MTIFKQKESEEYLTVSEVKAFLEDVEAERAADEDRELRYELARAIEHVNRFAHLDPEESRELVEKLLELEKVDAPTAIKIADLLPQSRDELRAVYAQERYALDGDELDEVLNVVAKYV from the coding sequence ATGACCATCTTCAAGCAGAAGGAAAGCGAGGAGTATCTGACCGTCTCGGAGGTCAAAGCGTTCCTGGAGGACGTCGAGGCCGAGCGCGCAGCCGACGAGGACCGCGAACTCCGGTACGAGCTGGCCCGCGCGATCGAGCACGTCAACCGCTTTGCCCACCTCGACCCCGAGGAGTCCCGGGAACTGGTCGAGAAACTCCTCGAACTGGAGAAGGTCGACGCGCCGACCGCGATCAAGATCGCCGACCTCCTGCCGCAGAGCAGGGACGAACTCCGCGCGGTCTACGCCCAGGAGCGGTACGCCTTAGACGGCGACGAACTCGACGAGGTCCTGAACGTCGTCGCGAAGTACGTGTGA
- a CDS encoding 16S ribosomal RNA methyltransferase A, whose translation MTDSTPDSAAGSRDPDALRRRAGVRGDPDRDQHFLVDDRIIDRIPGYLPPGTDTAHILEIGGGTGGLTDRLLRTGERVTAIERDPSLAAFLREEFSDEVEAGRLHVVEGDAVEVDLPEFSACVSNLPYGVSSPIAFRLLPRSRPLVLTFQREFAERMAADPDTDDYGRLSVTAGHYADVEIVEVIPPSAFDPQPEVESAVVRVRPRDPDYEVGDEGFFFDFVKALFTQRRKTVRNGIRNTAHISGLSDPEAVVDAVAAEDEDLLRARPGSLAPSEFAALTTIAADHGR comes from the coding sequence ATGACCGATTCGACGCCCGACTCGGCGGCCGGGTCCCGCGATCCCGACGCCCTCCGTCGGCGGGCAGGGGTCCGGGGGGACCCCGACCGCGACCAGCATTTCCTGGTCGACGACCGCATCATAGACCGGATTCCGGGGTATCTGCCGCCCGGGACCGACACCGCCCACATCCTGGAGATCGGCGGCGGCACCGGCGGACTCACAGACCGCCTCCTCCGGACCGGAGAGCGGGTGACCGCGATCGAACGCGACCCCTCGCTCGCGGCGTTCCTCCGCGAGGAGTTCAGCGACGAGGTCGAGGCGGGCCGCCTCCACGTGGTCGAGGGCGACGCGGTCGAGGTCGACCTCCCGGAGTTCTCGGCGTGCGTCTCGAACCTGCCGTACGGGGTCTCCTCGCCGATCGCGTTCCGACTGCTCCCCCGGTCGCGACCGCTCGTCCTGACGTTCCAGCGGGAGTTCGCCGAGCGAATGGCGGCCGACCCCGACACCGACGACTACGGTCGGCTGTCGGTCACCGCCGGCCACTACGCCGACGTCGAGATCGTAGAGGTGATCCCGCCGTCGGCGTTCGACCCCCAGCCGGAGGTCGAGAGCGCGGTCGTCCGCGTGAGGCCCCGCGACCCCGACTACGAGGTCGGAGACGAGGGGTTCTTCTTCGACTTCGTGAAGGCGCTTTTCACCCAGCGCCGGAAGACCGTCAGGAACGGGATCCGGAACACGGCGCACATCTCGGGGCTCTCGGACCCCGAGGCCGTCGTCGACGCGGTCGCCGCCGAGGACGAGGACTTGCTACGCGCCCGGCCCGGGTCGCTGGCGCCGTCGGAGTTCGCGGCGTTGACCACCATCGCGGCCGACCACGGCCGGTGA
- the phnC gene encoding phosphonate ABC transporter ATP-binding protein encodes MLRVTDLRKTYPTGDEALKGVTMSVEGSETVAMIGPSGAGKSTFIRCVNRLTEPSGGEVSLDDTELTGLGNDALRSARRDIGMIFQEYNLVERLTVMENVLTGRLGYVSAWQAFRRSFPPEDVERAYEILDRVGLDEMENKRVDELSGGQRQRVGIARAVIQQPKILLVDEPTSSLDPETSNTVMRLLTDIAAEREVPVLINIHEVDLAMEHADRIVGLHDGELVFEGPPSELDQRGLDQVYRGAEIPENTDTEQPKRESNGDVLADTDRPLAGET; translated from the coding sequence ATGCTGCGAGTCACCGACCTGCGGAAGACCTACCCGACCGGCGACGAGGCCCTGAAGGGCGTCACGATGTCGGTCGAGGGCAGCGAGACCGTCGCGATGATCGGCCCCAGCGGGGCCGGCAAGTCCACGTTCATCCGGTGTGTCAACCGGCTGACCGAGCCCAGCGGCGGCGAGGTCTCCCTCGACGACACGGAGCTAACCGGGCTCGGTAACGACGCGCTGCGGTCGGCCCGCCGCGACATCGGGATGATCTTCCAGGAGTACAACCTGGTCGAGCGGCTGACCGTGATGGAGAACGTCCTCACGGGCCGGCTGGGGTACGTCTCCGCGTGGCAGGCGTTCCGGCGGTCGTTCCCTCCCGAGGACGTCGAGCGGGCCTACGAGATCCTCGATCGGGTCGGCTTAGACGAGATGGAGAACAAACGGGTCGACGAGCTCTCCGGCGGCCAGCGCCAGCGGGTCGGGATCGCTCGGGCGGTGATCCAGCAGCCGAAGATCCTGCTTGTCGACGAGCCCACGTCGAGCCTGGATCCGGAGACCTCGAACACGGTGATGCGGCTCCTGACCGACATCGCCGCCGAGCGCGAGGTGCCGGTGTTGATCAACATCCACGAGGTCGACCTCGCGATGGAACACGCCGACCGGATCGTCGGCCTCCACGACGGCGAACTCGTGTTCGAGGGGCCGCCCTCTGAGCTCGACCAACGGGGGCTCGATCAGGTGTACCGCGGCGCGGAGATCCCCGAGAACACCGACACGGAGCAGCCGAAACGGGAGTCCAACGGTGACGTGCTGGCGGATACGGACCGGCCGCTCGCGGGGGAGACGTAG
- a CDS encoding HVO_2753 family zinc finger protein translates to MSQSEQRRTRQCVSCGINISGISAATFDCPDCGHEISRCANCRKQSNLYECPDCGFTGP, encoded by the coding sequence ATGAGTCAGTCCGAACAGCGACGCACCAGACAGTGTGTGTCCTGTGGCATCAACATCTCCGGCATCAGCGCGGCGACCTTCGACTGCCCGGACTGCGGTCACGAGATCTCCCGTTGTGCGAACTGCCGGAAGCAGAGCAACCTGTATGAGTGCCCCGATTGCGGGTTCACGGGACCGTAA
- the rpl12p gene encoding 50S ribosomal protein P1: MEYVYAALILNESGEEINEDNVTAVLDAAGVDVEESRVKALVAALEDVDIEEAVDTAAAAPAPAAGGGAAEAEIEEADDADEEEADEGDDEEEAADDGDDDEEASGEGLGNLFG, from the coding sequence ATGGAATACGTTTACGCTGCGCTCATCCTGAACGAATCGGGCGAGGAGATCAACGAGGACAACGTCACCGCGGTACTGGACGCCGCCGGCGTCGACGTCGAGGAGTCCCGCGTGAAGGCGCTCGTCGCCGCACTCGAGGACGTCGACATCGAGGAGGCCGTCGACACGGCCGCCGCCGCACCCGCGCCCGCCGCGGGCGGTGGCGCCGCCGAGGCCGAGATCGAGGAGGCCGACGACGCCGACGAAGAGGAGGCCGACGAGGGCGACGACGAGGAAGAAGCCGCTGACGACGGCGACGACGACGAGGAAGCCTCCGGCGAGGGGCTCGGCAACCTCTTCGGCTGA
- a CDS encoding DUF655 domain-containing protein — protein MTTTESGDVDGDDSEDLRRAVVLDHLPHGRADDDRPRHRKSPLAYALGERDFRLFELTLADDADVSIGDRVVIGPTGKRVAVDGFKQVTYDDLSNTAVGELEYAVEAIVDADEKRFVDFYNDAQPITLRLHQLNLLPGIGKKLRNNVLDQRKRGPFESFEEVEERVSGLHNPKEVLVERILEELRDDDLKYKTFVGRNG, from the coding sequence ATGACTACGACCGAGAGCGGAGACGTCGACGGCGACGACTCCGAAGACCTGCGTCGGGCGGTCGTCCTGGATCACCTCCCGCACGGCCGCGCCGACGACGATCGGCCCCGACACCGGAAGTCGCCGCTGGCGTACGCCTTGGGCGAGCGGGACTTCCGGCTGTTCGAGCTCACGCTGGCCGACGACGCCGACGTCTCGATCGGCGACCGCGTCGTGATCGGCCCGACCGGGAAGCGCGTTGCCGTCGACGGGTTCAAACAGGTGACCTACGACGACCTCTCGAACACCGCCGTAGGGGAACTCGAGTACGCGGTCGAGGCGATCGTCGACGCCGACGAGAAGCGGTTCGTGGACTTCTACAACGACGCCCAGCCGATCACGCTCCGACTCCACCAGCTGAACCTGCTGCCCGGCATCGGGAAGAAGCTCCGGAACAACGTCTTAGACCAGCGGAAGCGCGGCCCCTTCGAGAGCTTCGAGGAGGTCGAGGAGCGCGTCTCGGGGCTTCACAACCCGAAGGAGGTCCTCGTCGAGCGGATCCTGGAGGAACTCCGCGACGACGACCTGAAGTACAAGACCTTCGTGGGCCGGAACGGGTGA
- the phnD gene encoding phosphate/phosphite/phosphonate ABC transporter substrate-binding protein: MSDKDRSRRRVFLKGSAAALAAGLAGCTGGGSSGSGGSDGSGGSEGSDGSGGSEGSDSSGDSSGSTTSGSEGDPKLAPNSEFDPASPAWEENNYLSTALTDAGYQRGSTTDLKNMRNREVEEVPHGDPVQETPDDESELLDPDTLVFTESPSEDVQGRFEEDFKAVFDRIEEETGKPVEFSKVDSYAASVEAMRSERAHIANFSTGTTAFAVNLGGAVPFGVGLTPEEEFGYRLFATTRADADSIQSVNDFAREDVKIGHSEPASNSGHQAPSALFDQYFDVTAGEDYEVNFSGGHGNTTRGIAAGDYDAGPICSTCFVDTVEAQSDLSFDDFKVVWASAPFPSGPVAYRYNLKPEIQEGIKRAYLDSDFSDTAYQERTGYNKFVPIDYKTVWKDIMIIQRYNGVKYERSALGS; encoded by the coding sequence ATGTCTGACAAAGACAGATCGCGACGACGTGTGTTTCTGAAGGGGTCGGCGGCTGCGCTGGCTGCGGGGCTAGCCGGCTGCACCGGCGGCGGAAGCAGCGGTTCGGGCGGCTCCGACGGCTCCGGCGGTTCTGAGGGCTCCGACGGCTCCGGCGGTTCCGAGGGCTCCGACAGCTCGGGCGACTCGAGCGGCTCGACGACATCCGGCTCGGAAGGCGATCCGAAACTGGCGCCAAACAGCGAGTTCGACCCTGCGAGCCCGGCCTGGGAGGAGAACAACTACCTGTCGACGGCGCTGACCGACGCGGGCTACCAGCGCGGGTCGACGACGGACCTGAAGAACATGCGGAACAGGGAGGTCGAGGAGGTCCCCCACGGCGATCCCGTCCAAGAGACCCCCGACGACGAGAGCGAACTGCTCGATCCCGACACCCTCGTGTTCACCGAGAGCCCCAGCGAGGACGTCCAGGGCCGGTTCGAGGAGGACTTCAAGGCCGTCTTCGACCGCATCGAGGAGGAGACCGGGAAGCCGGTCGAGTTCAGCAAGGTCGACAGCTACGCGGCGTCCGTCGAGGCGATGCGCTCGGAGCGGGCTCACATCGCGAACTTCTCGACCGGGACGACCGCGTTCGCGGTCAACCTCGGCGGCGCGGTCCCGTTCGGGGTCGGGCTCACCCCCGAGGAGGAGTTCGGCTACCGCCTGTTCGCGACCACGCGGGCCGACGCCGACAGCATTCAGAGCGTCAACGACTTCGCCCGTGAGGACGTGAAGATCGGCCACTCCGAGCCCGCGTCGAACTCCGGCCACCAGGCCCCCTCGGCGCTGTTCGATCAGTACTTCGACGTGACCGCCGGGGAGGACTACGAGGTCAACTTCTCGGGCGGCCACGGCAACACGACCCGCGGGATCGCCGCGGGCGACTACGACGCCGGCCCGATCTGTTCGACCTGTTTCGTCGACACCGTCGAGGCCCAAAGCGACCTCAGCTTCGACGACTTCAAAGTGGTGTGGGCGTCGGCGCCGTTCCCGAGTGGCCCGGTCGCCTACCGGTACAACCTGAAGCCCGAGATCCAGGAGGGCATCAAGCGTGCATACCTCGACTCGGACTTCTCGGACACGGCCTACCAGGAGCGGACGGGGTACAACAAGTTCGTCCCGATCGACTACAAGACCGTCTGGAAGGACATTATGATCATCCAGCGGTACAACGGCGTCAAGTACGAACGGAGCGCGCTCGGGTCGTAG
- a CDS encoding 50S ribosomal protein L21e — translation MPSSNGPLKGTRKKLSNDPRDRGTSPPQRSIAEFDEGQKVHLAIDPSVREGRFHPRFNGQTGEVTGKQGRAFTVQIVDGGKEKTIIANPAHLRAQE, via the coding sequence ATGCCTAGCTCCAACGGTCCACTCAAGGGAACGCGGAAGAAGCTCTCGAACGATCCACGCGACCGTGGCACCTCGCCGCCGCAGCGGTCGATCGCGGAGTTCGACGAGGGACAGAAGGTCCACCTGGCGATCGACCCGAGCGTGCGGGAGGGTCGGTTCCACCCCCGGTTCAACGGGCAGACCGGCGAGGTCACCGGCAAACAGGGCCGGGCGTTCACGGTGCAGATCGTCGACGGCGGCAAGGAGAAGACGATCATCGCCAACCCCGCTCACCTCCGCGCCCAGGAGTAA
- a CDS encoding tripartite tricarboxylate transporter permease: MASPLAVVGYACLGVGLGTVTGLVPGLHVNSVAFILVGIAPGLDGPAAAVAAAILAAGVVHTFLSIVPGLVLGVPEAATAPGALPGHRLVLAGRGREAIRLSALGSGIALAGSVAVALPLSRLVAAGREWLLAALPVLLAAIAGLLILAEPTRRGKVGGAVCLAVATGLGLLALDLPASGPLSPEGAASMLAPIFGGLFGAPILLDALDARGAIPPQDGTGLGLSPLGVARAALSGVAGGTLVGYLPGVSAGVAAVLALGGAGGSGPAGEGSDRAYVVATSGADTATAVFAVASLAVLGAPRSGVTVAVAELGGGSGPGAASAPGIGLAGMLLVVVFAAGLGICLLVTVGDRYLSVVRRLPRRPLVAGVFGLLFALSVGFAGILGGAVFCIAAVVGLVPPRVGARRVHLMGVLIGPVALG; this comes from the coding sequence ATGGCGTCGCCGCTCGCGGTCGTCGGCTACGCGTGTCTCGGCGTCGGTCTCGGCACAGTAACGGGGCTGGTGCCGGGACTGCACGTCAACAGCGTCGCGTTCATCCTCGTCGGGATCGCCCCGGGGCTCGACGGGCCGGCAGCGGCGGTCGCCGCGGCGATCCTCGCCGCCGGGGTGGTGCATACGTTCCTCTCGATCGTCCCGGGACTGGTGCTCGGGGTCCCCGAGGCCGCGACCGCGCCGGGTGCGCTTCCGGGGCATCGGCTCGTCCTCGCCGGGCGGGGTCGGGAGGCGATCCGGCTCTCCGCGCTCGGAAGCGGAATCGCGCTGGCCGGGTCGGTGGCGGTTGCGCTCCCGCTGTCACGCTTGGTCGCCGCCGGGCGCGAGTGGCTGTTGGCTGCGCTGCCCGTGCTGCTGGCGGCGATCGCCGGCCTGCTGATCCTCGCGGAGCCGACCCGCCGGGGGAAGGTCGGCGGCGCGGTCTGTCTCGCGGTTGCGACTGGGTTGGGGCTCCTCGCGCTCGATCTCCCCGCGTCCGGACCGCTGAGCCCCGAGGGGGCGGCGTCGATGCTCGCGCCGATCTTCGGCGGGCTGTTCGGCGCGCCGATCCTGCTGGACGCGCTCGACGCCCGCGGGGCGATCCCGCCGCAGGACGGGACCGGCCTCGGGCTTTCGCCGCTCGGGGTGGCGCGGGCCGCGCTCTCGGGCGTCGCCGGCGGGACGCTCGTAGGGTACCTTCCCGGCGTCTCCGCGGGGGTGGCCGCGGTGCTCGCGCTCGGGGGCGCGGGCGGGAGCGGACCCGCCGGGGAGGGGTCCGACCGGGCGTACGTCGTGGCAACGAGCGGCGCCGACACCGCGACTGCGGTGTTCGCGGTCGCGTCGCTCGCGGTGCTCGGCGCGCCCCGGAGCGGCGTGACCGTCGCCGTCGCCGAACTCGGCGGCGGGAGCGGGCCGGGCGCCGCGTCGGCACCGGGCATCGGCCTCGCCGGGATGCTCCTCGTGGTCGTGTTCGCCGCCGGGCTGGGGATCTGTCTCCTGGTCACGGTCGGCGACCGGTATCTCTCCGTGGTTCGTCGGCTCCCGCGCCGCCCGCTCGTGGCCGGGGTGTTCGGCCTCCTGTTCGCCCTGTCCGTGGGGTTCGCCGGCATCCTCGGGGGGGCGGTGTTCTGCATCGCCGCGGTCGTCGGGCTGGTGCCGCCGCGGGTCGGCGCCCGGCGGGTGCATCTTATGGGCGTGTTGATCGGGCCGGTGGCGCTGGGGTGA